A part of Ptychodera flava strain L36383 chromosome 11, AS_Pfla_20210202, whole genome shotgun sequence genomic DNA contains:
- the LOC139143409 gene encoding steroid 17-alpha-hydroxylase/17,20 lyase-like, which produces MLLNVDGIFGGCLTYLFIAVLVIVLLSAWSVYRPPGMPPGPRGYPVVGSLFSLTDNLHLDFIKLGKKYGDIFTIKLGSSLVVVLNNYELIKEALVKKPTDFAGRPRTFSGDIVTEGFKDIAFSDYSPTWKLHRKIAHQAIRAYASGEKLECLLREQAFPLLQKVLEESDGKPIQMKRLFLLTVNNIIGRLCFGYGLTLEDEEFKTIIRLFDEFTEIVGNGLITDVFSFMQYFPMKATRDFIRINDEALEFIKTKFKEHKENYDKDNVQNLADHLIHEQMKAVQEGVGDIEKLTDTHLVQTLADLYGAGIDTTTETMDWSVVYMVRYPDVQTKVAMEIDDVVGRDRLPLLSDRSKLPYCDAVIHELMRIRTVGPLAIPHKALVDSTIGGFSVPRDTWVLINLWAVHMDEKAWENPNHFKPERFLNEDGSLKPKADNFMPFSAGRRVCLGESLAKPELFLLFTALYQRFTFSPVPGRDLPSLEGNARALILRANKCEVVVKRRY; this is translated from the exons ATGTTGCTTAATGTGGATGGGATTTTTGGAGGTTGTTTAACCTATCTGTTTATTGCAGTCTTGGTTATTGTTTTACTGTCAGCATGGAGTGTTTATCGACCGCCAGGCATGCCGCCAGGACCGAGAGGCTATCCAGTCGTTGGCAGTTTGTTCT CATTAACCGATAACTTGCACCTAGACTTCATCAAGCTTGGCAAGAAGTACGGTGACATTTTTACCATCAAGTTGGGCAGTAGTTTGGTTGTCGTTCTTAACAACTACGAGCTCATCAAGGAAGCATTGGTGAAAAAGCCAACAGACTTTGCCGGTAGACCTCGCACATTCAGCG GCGATATTGTCACTGAAGGTTTCAAGGACATCGCGTTCAGTGATTACAGTCCAACATGGAAACTACATAGGAAAATTGCCCACCAAGCTATAAG AGCATACGCAAGCGGTGAAAAACTGGAATGCCTGTTGCGGGAACAGGCATTTCCACTCCTTCAAAAGGTACTGGAGGAAAGTGACGGCAAACCAATACAAATGAAACGACTTTTCCTGCTGACCGTGAACAACATTATCGGTAGATTGTGTTTCGGATACGG CCTCACTTTGGAGGACGAAGAGTTCAAGACAATCATACGACTCTTCGACGAATTTACAGAAATCGTCGGCAACGGCCTTATCACCGACGTCTTTTCATTCATGCAATACTTTCCGATGAAGGCAACACGTGACTTCATAAGAATAAACGACGAAGCATTAGAGTTCATTAAAACCAAATTCAAGGAACACAAGGAAAACTATGATAAag ACAACGTTCAAAACTTGGCAGACCACTTGATCCACGAGCAGATGAAAGCCGTCCAAGAGGGCGTCGGTGATATCGAAAAGCTGACTGATACACATCTTGTACAAACTCTTGCTGATTTGTATGGAG CGGGCATCGACACTACAACAGAAACCATGGATTGGTCAGTTGTCTATATGGTAAGGTATCCCGATGTGCAGACCAAAGTTGCCATGGAGATCGACGACGTTGTTGGCCGTGATCGTCTACCTTTGCTCTCTGACCGTTCCAAGCTACCGTACTGTGACGCTGTCATACACGAGCTGATGAGAATACGCACAGTGGGTCCATTGGCAATACCCCACAAAGCTTTAGTGGATTCAACAATAG GTGGTTTCAGCGTACCTAGAGATACTTGGGTTTTGATAAACCTTTGGGCTGTGCATATGGACGAAAAAGCTTGGGAAAATCCGAACCATTTTAAACCAG AGCGGTTTCTTAACGAGGACGGTTCACTGAAACCCAAAGCAGACAACTTTATGCCCTTCTCTGCTGGACGTCGTGTCTGCCTCGGAGAGTCTCTGGCAAAACCCGaactttttcttctttttactGCCCTCTATCAGCGATTTACATTCTCTCCTGTTCCTGGGAGAGATTTACCAAGTTTAGAAGGCAACGCCAGAGCGTTAATCTTACGAGCAAATAAGTGTGAAGTTGTAGTGAAAAGACGGTACTGA